From the Selenomonas sp. oral taxon 920 genome, the window TGAGATTGTCTACGATGGTCTGACCGTTCCGTGCATTCCTCTCTACTATGACAACACGATTGTCTGCTACTCCTACAGCAAGTCCTTTTCTCTGCCGGGCGAGCGCATCGGCTATATCGTCGTCCCGGATACCGCTGCGGATTTTTCACGCGTCTACGGTGCAATGGCAGGTGCAGCGCGTGTCCTTACACATGTCAACGCGCCCTCACTCTGGCAGCTTGTCATTGCACGCTGTGCGGGAAAGGCTGCTGATCTGAGTACATACGCACATAATGCAAAGCTGCTCTACGAAGGGCTGACGGCAGCTGGGTTTGAATGTATGCGTCCGCAGGGGGCGTTCTATCTCTTTCCAAAGGCACTTGAAGAGGACGATGCGGCGTTCTGTGCACGCGCACGTGAGTTCGATCTGCTGCTTGTACCGGGCGCGGACTTCGGCTGTCCAGGGTATTTCCGTGCGGCGTACTGCGTGCGTACGGAGATGATTGAGCGTGCACTGCCGCACTTTCAAGAGTTGAGAAAAACTTACAAAGAAATACATGAATGAAGTTCGTTAATGATGGCTTCATTAAAAAGGTGTATTGACAATCACTCTCCTCAGAGCTATACTTAATATCGATTTACACTTCGCAAGGGTTATCATTATCGAATGATATGCCACGAGTCTATCGGGAATTACGCGCGTTTTCATACGTTTGACAAGGAAGGTGTTCTTTTTGACCAGTGCTGAACTCTTTGAAAAAGGCGGACCGGTAATGTACCTGCTGCTCCTGTGCTCGCTCACGGTGGCAGCGATTGCTATCGACCGTTTTTTGCTCTATCGTCGTGCATCGCAGGGGGCACGTGCGCTTGAAGCGGATGTTGCCGCCGCGCTTCGGAAGAAGAAGCTGGATGAGGTCGCACCCGCTGTGAAGGGCAAGGACAACATGGTTGCCCATCTCATACAGAGTGCGGTTGATGCGCGTGCGGCAGGGGAGGATGTTCCCATGACGCTTGAGGCGGTCTACGGTGAGGCGGCAATGCTTCTGCGTGCACGTCTCAACTATCTTTCAACGATTGTCACGCTTGCACCGCTGCTCGGTCTCTTGGGTACAATCTCGGGTATGATCCAGTCCTTCAGCGTGTTCAACCTGCAGGCAGGGCAGCCGATGGCGATTACGGGCGGCATCGGAGAGGCACTGATTGCAACGGCGACGGGACTTCTTGTCGCGATCTTTGCACTTGTTGTGCACACCTACTTCGCACAGCGCATGGACATGATGCTGACACTGCTCGAAAAGACGATGAATACCCTGCTCGCGGGGTTCGCCGCGAATGATGGAGGGCATTCTCATGCGTCGTAATTTTCATGATGTGCGTGAGCCGCTCGTCATGATTATCCCGATGATCGACATTATGCTCTTTCTGCTCGTTTTCTTCATGCTCAGTACGATGTATATGGTGAATGCGAGCACAGTGCAGGTCAGTCTCCCACAAGCGGCGAGTGCACAGCAGGACACGCGTCCGCACATCGTATCCATTACGGTGACGGAGGACGGCAAGGTTCTCTTTGACCGCGATGAGGAGCCGACACGGGAACTTACGGCGCGGGTCAAGACGCAGCTCGAAGATGATCCCGATACGGTCTTTGTCGTACGCGGCGACCGCAAGGCGGACTACCAGTTCGTCGTCACCGTCTTTGATGCGCTCAAGGAAGCGGGGACGCGCCATGTGTCCATCGCGACGGAGACGGGAGGGGTCTGAGTGCAGTATCAGACACATTGGCGTCTCGCCTTTGTCCTCGCGTTCTTCTTTCACATCATTGCGTGGCTCTTTCTGACGATTCTCATTCCGCACGTCTTCAAAGCACTTGAAGCACCTCCGCAGGAGGAGCCGATGGAGTGGGTCGAACTCGCGGATGATCCAGGACCTCCCGAGGAGGAGCAGGCGGAGCAGCCTCCTCCGCCCCCTCCGCCCCCGCCTGAACCCGAGCAGGTCGAAGAAGAACCGGCCGTGGTCGAGGCGGAGGTCCCGGAGGAAGCCATCACCGAGATTATGAAGGAAGTCGAGGAAACGCCGGAAAAGGAGGAGCCTAAGGTTCTTCGATCCGGCGAGGGGAAGCAGATCGGCATGCCTGGCAAGATTCTGCATGCGGAGCAGCCGCCCTATGGTGTCATTCAGTTCAAAGGACGCATTGCCGTCTCGGCACGCATCGGTACGGACGGCAAGGTCATCAGCACCCGCATCCAGGTCTCCTCCGGAAATGCGCTCTATGATCGGATGGCACGACGCATTGTCGAGAAGCAGTGGAAATTCGAGCCTGCGAAGGATATGAACGGGCAGCCGATGGAATCCGACATGCAGTGTCCTGTTTATTTCAACATGAAGCCTGCACGCAATATTAAATAATGTGCATGTGCTGGAAGAAGGGGAGGAAATAAGCAATCTCATGAGAAAACTCTTTATGTTTATTACGGCACTCTTTCTGCTCCTGCCTGCAGCATCCACGAATGCGGCGCAGACGTGGCAGCAGATCCACGACCACATTGCCGCTGAGATGAATAATGTCTATACGATCTATCAATCAGGCAATGCGGAGGGGGCAAAGGATGCCGTCAATGATATCTACTATGGCATCTATGAAAAGGATGGTCTGGAGAGTGCCGTACGCAGCGGGATCTCCTCCAAGAGTGCGAATCTCACGGAGTACCAGTTCTACACACTGAAAAAGGCGATCCGCGCAGGTGCGCCGCAGTCCGAGGTAGAAGCCGAGGGAAAAAAACTTCTTGATATGGTTCAGGCGGAAGTGACAACCCTCGAGACAGCGGGGGTGCAGTCGGGCGGTTGGGGCATGTTCCTGCAGGCGTTCCTGATCCTTCTGCGTGAGGGCGTTGAGGCGATCCTCGTGCTCGTCGGCATCATTGCCTATCTCGGACGCGCCGGTCATGAGAAGGAACTCTCCACGGTCTATAACTGGGCGATTGCGGGCGTTATTGCAAGCTTTGTCTCGGCTTATCTCTTTGTTGAAGTTCTTGATAATACGGCGACGACGGGCTCCGGACGTGAGATCATTGAGGGCTGTACAGCACTCTTCGCTGTGCTTGTTCTCCTCGGCACATCCGCATGGATGGGCGGCAAGTCCAACGCAAAGGCGTGGAAATCCTACATTGACAAGCAGGTTAAGCTGACGCTTTCGACGGGAAAATCACGTGCGCTCGGTTTCGCCGTATTTCTCGCCGTCTATCGCGAGGGCGCAGAGGTCATTCTCTTCTATCAGGCGCTCTTCAACAACGCCATCGGCGATGTCGATATGATCTGGGGCGGATTTGTCGCTGCGTGTGCGGCACTTGCTCTGCTTTTCTTCCTCATGCAGCGCGGTGCACTGCGCATCCCGATCGGTCCGTTCTTCAAGGTGACGAGCGCGTTCATGTTCATCCTCGCAGTCACGTTCCTTGGCGGCGGGCTCAAGGAACTGCAGGAGGCTGATGTGATCTCCACTTCGGTCATCGAGGCGGTTCCCGTGCCGAGCATCGACTTGCTCGGGCTTTATCCCACCTATGAAACCATTGTGCCGCAGCTTTTGCTGATTGCAGCGGCTGTCGCGATGGTATCATATAGAAAGCGCTCTGCTGCGGCAGAGGCGTGAGTTTTTTCCTCGCAAGAGGGAGCAGTGTTCATCTTTGTAAGGAGGATTATCCCATGAAGAAATCCAGTCTCAGCATGCTCAAGAAGGCGCTTGCCATTGGCGCCGTCGCATTCTCTACGTTTGCGATCAATGCGAACGTCAGTGAAGCTGCATTCGAGGAGTTCCCGATCGGCGACGAGATTGAGGATACGACGAACCACTTCAAGGTTGCGCTCGTGTACTTCCAGCCGGTCACGATGGAGCCCGCCGGCATGAGCCTCCCGGCAGATCAGGCGGATATCCACATTGAGACGGATATCCATGCGACCGAGGGCAACGAGTGCGGCTTCGGTGTCGGCGAGTGGATTCCCTATCTGACGGTGCACTACAAGTTCACGAAGCGTGAGACGGGCGAGAGCATCGAGGGCGTGTTCATGCCGATGAGCGCAGACGACGGTCCGCACTACGGCGCGAATGTCAAGATGCTTGGCGCAGGCACCTATGACTGCGAGTTCTCGATCGACAGCCCCGCACGTCAGAACTACATGCTCCACACCGATAAGGAGACGGGCGTTCCGGGTCATTTCTGGACCGAGCCGGTCAAGATGAGCTGGGTGTTCAACTACGTTCCGCGTAAGTGGTAATTTCAGCTACTCCCGGACGATGACGGCGTGGGATTCCTGTGCCGCACAATGTCCTGCCGGAATTAGAATGGCTGCCGTCCTTCGGGGACGGCGGCTTTTCTAGTAGGAAAGGGTTATTACAATGTTACAGGCGTTTCTACAACAATTGGTGCCGGCGCTCGAAGAGAGCATCAAGCTCGCCGTGCCGCTCGGTATTCTGCTTGCAATCATTCTGCCCCTGCCGAATCAAAGCATTCGCCATACGTTTGTGCGCGTTTTGAAATGGGGCTTTTTCCTCTCGCTCTTTATGACTGCCGTGCGTGTCGGCACAAAGTCCGCAGTCAACCGCGAGATTTTCGAGAGCATGGCAATCGGTGTCGATCTCGTGGGCGCGCTCGTTCTCTGTACGATCCTCCTGCGCAGCCTGCATCGCGAATGGACCTCAAAGGAGGAGCGCGTCTTCCGCCTCGGAACAGGGGCTCTTGCGCTTGGCATCTTCCTCTATCACGGGTTGGAGCTTTGGCTGATCCCCGTTGCTACGGTTCAGGTTGCGATGGGGGATTATTTCACACTCATTTTCTTTGTGAAGATGCTCGGCTTTTTCGGCGGCATCTTCCTCGGCTTCCTCTCAGGGTATCTGGCGTATCATGCGGCAGCTGCCCTCAACCACGGGCGTCTCGTTTTCGTCTTTACTGTGCAGATGGCGGCGACTGCCGTGCAGCAGGTCATATTCGTCATGACGGTTATGATGGCGCGGCAGGTGTTTGGTGCAGAAAGTCTCATTTCTTTCATGGCATCGTTCATCGACAATCAGAACAAGATCATCTATGCGATTTACTTCGTTTCGATTCTCGTGCCTGTCACGCTCTTTCTGCAGCCGCGTCCCGAGCGTCCCGCTTGGGCAAATCCAGCGCAGTACCGTCAGCTGCTCGCCCGTGCGATTCGGCGCAAGCGCTGGGGATCGGGGCTGCTTGCAATGCTCGTCCTGACAATCCTCATATCGAGCGTCGGCGGTTGGTATGCGAACAAGAAGGAACAGCTTGTCCCTGCCGTTGCAGTCAAGGCGGAGGACGGTCTTGTGCAGATTCCGCTCGAGGAGGTTTCGGACGGCCATCTCCACCGTTATGCCTTCCGTGCCTCAGATGGGACGGAGGTGCGTGTCATCATCGTACAGAAGGGCGGCTCTGCGTTCGGTGTGGGTCTTGATGCGTGTGAGATCTGCGGACCGACGGGGTACCTCGAGCGCGACGGACAGATCGTCTGCCGCCTCTGCGATGTCGTCATGAACAAGGCGACGATCGGCCTTCCCGGCGGCTGCAACCCGATCCCCGTGGAGTACCGTGTGGCAAACGGTGCGGTGCAGATCGCAGGGGATACGCTTGAAGCGGCACGCATTCACTTCCGGTGACGGCATGAGAGGAGGAAAGCCATGTTTTGGCAAATGGTAAAAGGGGCGCTCATCCGTCAGCGCGGGAGGTTCATCCTCATCGCACTGACGGTCGCCCTTGGCGTTTCGCTCGCGACTGCCATGCTGAATGTCATGTTCGACATTGGCGAGAAGGTCAATCAGGAGCTGAAGGCATTCGGTGCGAACATCACGGTAACACCGCGCAACTCGATGGTGCTCAAGGATCTCTACGGCGTGGAAACCACGAAGAGTACACATCGTGAATACCTCGAAGAATCGGATCTCGGCAATATCAAGACGATTTTCTGGACGAACAATATCGTTGCGTTCTCACCGTCATTGACGACGAACATCACGCTCGCGGACGGCGAGACGGTTCCGTTCTTCGGCACATGGTTTGAGCACACGCTCACGCTGCCGACGGATGAGGTCTACACCACGGGCGTGAAGTTCATGAAGTCGTGGTGGCACGTCGACGGTGACTGGGCGGACGATGCGCAGACGAATCAGGTGCTCGTGGGTACGAAGCTTGCACAGAAGCTCGGCGTGTCGGCGGGCAGTACACTCTCGTACAAGAAGCCGGACGGTTCGGATGACACGCTGACGGTCACCGGCATCCTTTCGGGCGGCGGCGATGAGGAGAATCAGATCGTCGGCTCACTTGCTCTTGCGCAGAATCTTGCAAACGCTGCGGGGAAGATCGATCAGGTCGAGGTCAGTGCGATGACGACACCGGAGAATGATCTTGCACGCAAGGCGGCAGAGAATCCGAAGTCGCTCTCACAGGCAGAGTATGACATCTGGTACTGTACCTCATATGTCGGATCGATCGCCTATCAGATCGAGGAGGTCATGCAGAATGCGGCGGCGCATCCCGTGCGCCAGATCGCAGAGTCCGAGGGGAAGATCCTCGACAAGACACAGCTTCTCATGCTTCTCATCACGGTGCTCTCGTTGCTCTCATCGAGCCTCGGTGTCAGCAACCTCATCAGCGCGAACATCATGGAGCGCAGCCGTGAGCTCGGACTTCTCAAGGCTCTCGGTGCGACGAATCTCGCGGTCGTGCTCTCCGTACTCGCGGAGATCTTTATCGCGGGGATTATGGGCGGCATCCTCGGCTATGTTGTTGGGCTTGGCTTTGCCCAGCTCATCGGCGAGAACGTTTTTGGCTCGGGCATTGCGGTCAATCCGTACGTCATTCCGATTATTGCCGTACTCATGTCGCTCGTGCTCATTATCGGGAGTGTGCCCGCGATTCGTATGCTTCTGTCGCTGCAGCCGGCAGAGGTTCTCTATGGCAGGTGATGAATGATGAATCGATATAAAATGTTCTTTATCATGGTCGCCAATTCCCTGCTGCGTCGGCGCGCACGCATGGCAATCGCCCTGCTCGCCGTAGCCATCGGGGCGACGATCATATCGGGCATGATCACGGTTTACAAGGAAGTCCCCGAACAGATGGGGCGTGCGTTCCGCGCCTACGGTGCGAACCTCCTCATTCTGCCGGGTACGGATACGGGCACAATGCAGGAAAGCTCGATTGCCGCTGTGCGCAAGTCCCTCTCGGGCTATGAGATCATCGGCATTACACCGTTCCTTTACGATACGCTTCTCATCAACCATCAGACGGTGATGGCGGGGGGGACGGATTTTACAGTCCTGCAGGAGGTCAGCCCGTATTGGCAGATTCGCGGCGATTGGCCGACAGCAGGGGAGAAGGAGATCCTGCTCGGTGCGGAGTTTGCGGCAAAGCTGCGTGTGAATCCCGGTGATACGATTACCGTTTCGGGCGGCGAGGGAACGATTGTGAGTGATTACCGCGTGTCCGGCATTGTTCGCACGGGCGGTAACGAGGAGAACTTTGTCTTTGTCTCCCTGCCAGATATGCAGAGCATGAAGGAACGTCCCGGCGAGCTGAGTCTCGCGCAGGTCTCCGTTGTCGCGGGGCAGGATGAGTTGACGCGCGCAGAGGAGAAAATTCGCACAGATGTACCTGGCGTTCAGCCCCAGCTCGTCAAGCAGATTGCCCAGTCAGAGGGCACGGTGCTCGGGAAACTGCAGGCACTCGTGCTCATTGTCACCGTTGTTGTCCTTGTCTTGACGCTGATCTGTGTCTCGACCACGATGATGGCGATTGTGACGGAGCGTCGCCGCGAGATCGGTCTGAAGAAGGCACTCGGTGCGGATAACCGCCACATTGTTGCGGAGTTTTTCGGAGAAGGGTGTCTCCTCGGCTTTCTCGGCGGCGTGCTCGGCTCGGGCTTTGGCTATCTCTTTGCCCAGAGTGTCAGCGTCAACGTATTCGGGCGCGGCATCGAGTTCTCGGCGACCATTGTCGTCGTCGCGCTTGTCATGTCCATCTTTGTCACGGGGCTTGCATCACTCCTGCCCGTGCGCATTGCGACGAATGTAGATCCCGCGATTATCCTGCGCGGCGAATGAGGAGGAATAACGCATGAGTTTGCTTGAACTGCGGCACGTTTCCAAGGCGTACAATGAAAAGG encodes:
- a CDS encoding MotA/TolQ/ExbB proton channel family protein, yielding MYLLLLCSLTVAAIAIDRFLLYRRASQGARALEADVAAALRKKKLDEVAPAVKGKDNMVAHLIQSAVDARAAGEDVPMTLEAVYGEAAMLLRARLNYLSTIVTLAPLLGLLGTISGMIQSFSVFNLQAGQPMAITGGIGEALIATATGLLVAIFALVVHTYFAQRMDMMLTLLEKTMNTLLAGFAANDGGHSHAS
- a CDS encoding ExbD/TolR family protein, coding for MRRNFHDVREPLVMIIPMIDIMLFLLVFFMLSTMYMVNASTVQVSLPQAASAQQDTRPHIVSITVTEDGKVLFDRDEEPTRELTARVKTQLEDDPDTVFVVRGDRKADYQFVVTVFDALKEAGTRHVSIATETGGV
- a CDS encoding energy transducer TonB; translation: MQYQTHWRLAFVLAFFFHIIAWLFLTILIPHVFKALEAPPQEEPMEWVELADDPGPPEEEQAEQPPPPPPPPPEPEQVEEEPAVVEAEVPEEAITEIMKEVEETPEKEEPKVLRSGEGKQIGMPGKILHAEQPPYGVIQFKGRIAVSARIGTDGKVISTRIQVSSGNALYDRMARRIVEKQWKFEPAKDMNGQPMESDMQCPVYFNMKPARNIK
- a CDS encoding FTR1 family iron permease produces the protein MRKLFMFITALFLLLPAASTNAAQTWQQIHDHIAAEMNNVYTIYQSGNAEGAKDAVNDIYYGIYEKDGLESAVRSGISSKSANLTEYQFYTLKKAIRAGAPQSEVEAEGKKLLDMVQAEVTTLETAGVQSGGWGMFLQAFLILLREGVEAILVLVGIIAYLGRAGHEKELSTVYNWAIAGVIASFVSAYLFVEVLDNTATTGSGREIIEGCTALFAVLVLLGTSAWMGGKSNAKAWKSYIDKQVKLTLSTGKSRALGFAVFLAVYREGAEVILFYQALFNNAIGDVDMIWGGFVAACAALALLFFLMQRGALRIPIGPFFKVTSAFMFILAVTFLGGGLKELQEADVISTSVIEAVPVPSIDLLGLYPTYETIVPQLLLIAAAVAMVSYRKRSAAAEA
- a CDS encoding iron transporter — protein: MKKSSLSMLKKALAIGAVAFSTFAINANVSEAAFEEFPIGDEIEDTTNHFKVALVYFQPVTMEPAGMSLPADQADIHIETDIHATEGNECGFGVGEWIPYLTVHYKFTKRETGESIEGVFMPMSADDGPHYGANVKMLGAGTYDCEFSIDSPARQNYMLHTDKETGVPGHFWTEPVKMSWVFNYVPRKW
- a CDS encoding DUF2318 domain-containing protein; this encodes MLQAFLQQLVPALEESIKLAVPLGILLAIILPLPNQSIRHTFVRVLKWGFFLSLFMTAVRVGTKSAVNREIFESMAIGVDLVGALVLCTILLRSLHREWTSKEERVFRLGTGALALGIFLYHGLELWLIPVATVQVAMGDYFTLIFFVKMLGFFGGIFLGFLSGYLAYHAAAALNHGRLVFVFTVQMAATAVQQVIFVMTVMMARQVFGAESLISFMASFIDNQNKIIYAIYFVSILVPVTLFLQPRPERPAWANPAQYRQLLARAIRRKRWGSGLLAMLVLTILISSVGGWYANKKEQLVPAVAVKAEDGLVQIPLEEVSDGHLHRYAFRASDGTEVRVIIVQKGGSAFGVGLDACEICGPTGYLERDGQIVCRLCDVVMNKATIGLPGGCNPIPVEYRVANGAVQIAGDTLEAARIHFR
- a CDS encoding ABC transporter permease, with amino-acid sequence MFWQMVKGALIRQRGRFILIALTVALGVSLATAMLNVMFDIGEKVNQELKAFGANITVTPRNSMVLKDLYGVETTKSTHREYLEESDLGNIKTIFWTNNIVAFSPSLTTNITLADGETVPFFGTWFEHTLTLPTDEVYTTGVKFMKSWWHVDGDWADDAQTNQVLVGTKLAQKLGVSAGSTLSYKKPDGSDDTLTVTGILSGGGDEENQIVGSLALAQNLANAAGKIDQVEVSAMTTPENDLARKAAENPKSLSQAEYDIWYCTSYVGSIAYQIEEVMQNAAAHPVRQIAESEGKILDKTQLLMLLITVLSLLSSSLGVSNLISANIMERSRELGLLKALGATNLAVVLSVLAEIFIAGIMGGILGYVVGLGFAQLIGENVFGSGIAVNPYVIPIIAVLMSLVLIIGSVPAIRMLLSLQPAEVLYGR
- a CDS encoding ABC transporter permease; this translates as MMNRYKMFFIMVANSLLRRRARMAIALLAVAIGATIISGMITVYKEVPEQMGRAFRAYGANLLILPGTDTGTMQESSIAAVRKSLSGYEIIGITPFLYDTLLINHQTVMAGGTDFTVLQEVSPYWQIRGDWPTAGEKEILLGAEFAAKLRVNPGDTITVSGGEGTIVSDYRVSGIVRTGGNEENFVFVSLPDMQSMKERPGELSLAQVSVVAGQDELTRAEEKIRTDVPGVQPQLVKQIAQSEGTVLGKLQALVLIVTVVVLVLTLICVSTTMMAIVTERRREIGLKKALGADNRHIVAEFFGEGCLLGFLGGVLGSGFGYLFAQSVSVNVFGRGIEFSATIVVVALVMSIFVTGLASLLPVRIATNVDPAIILRGE